tcaaaaagaatttacAATTGTTGTACATCATGTCAAACTTCTAAACAAAGCTATAAATCCCAACCCCCAGCTATAACTACTTTCAAACTATTTCAATAGTATATGGTTACTTTTCTCTTCTTTCTATctgtataacaaatatgtgtatttCACTCATTCTGTAGTATTTAATTTGTCAAAACTACAAAGCGTAAATACATAAATCATGAAGAACAAAACAGTGctttcattccaattaatagaGTTGATAAATTTACGATTTCTTTTGCTtttcgagagagaaaaaaatattgcgagAATTATTTTACACGGAAACAAGAACATTACCTAATCTTAAACCACGCAAAAACTCTATAATTGAATATAACAGAATCTACagattttgtgtgtaaaagtccgtgcattttgttttgaaattttctctcTTTATGTAGGCAAATGCACGGACTTGTTGATCTTTGAACGTATTCATAAACcttcagaaatataaattctcaaataaatacaagagtAAGAGTAAGGaagttaattaaaaagaaagccagatatttaaaaaaaaaaaggggggggggggggggggggggggtaatagcgagagagagagagagagagagagaaaatagTTGCGGATCAGGATCAGGGAAAACAAGAAAACGGTTGAAAAATTCATGAACATTAGAGAAAAGAATAGAAGTGGGAGCAAGCTTTGATttcaagattttgtttaaaacgaTGTACAACAAATctaagattctttttgaaaaatgttggtggccctgaaaagggccgttgttgATATTAGCTGGGTGGCTGTTTAACCTCCGAATCCGTACAAGGTACGTCCTTGACGTTTCAAAGCGTAGACAACATCCATGGCAGTGACAGTCTTCCTCTTGGCGTGCTCTGTGTATGTGACAGCATCACGGATGACATTTTCCAAGAAAACTTTAAGGACACCACGGGTTTCCTCATAGATGAGTCCAGATATACGTTTTACTCCACCTCTTCTTGCTAAACGACGGATGGCTGGCTTGGTGATACCTTGGATGTTATCACGCAACACCTTCCTGTGACGCTTGGCGCCTCCTTTTCCTAGACCTTTACCTCCTTTTCCTCTGCCTGACATGTTTAactatttgtggtgattagttAAATAATACTTTCCGTCTAACAGCGACTCTTTATATATCACCAACGCGGCCGTAAAAGAAGTATCACACATTTTCAGTTAACTGTTGTCTGATTGGCTTACGTTGTTTTATTCCGGGAGGTAACTCTGTACTGCCTTAAACTGTGTACACTTTCAATCCACTTTTTCATTCTaggtctgaaaaatataataattcatatcagacagtaaatttttaagaaaaaactataattgaacagaaaaaaacttTCAATCGGAATAAAAATGACTGCAGGAGA
This is a stretch of genomic DNA from Mytilus trossulus isolate FHL-02 chromosome 6, PNRI_Mtr1.1.1.hap1, whole genome shotgun sequence. It encodes these proteins:
- the LOC134722571 gene encoding histone H4; its protein translation is MSGRGKGGKGLGKGGAKRHRKVLRDNIQGITKPAIRRLARRGGVKRISGLIYEETRGVLKVFLENVIRDAVTYTEHAKRKTVTAMDVVYALKRQGRTLYGFGG